The window ATAACCTCTCAAATCTTCGTATTGATAGTCTTCTCATACAATCTTCTCCTTATACAGTCTTCTCACATATTTAACTAGTGTTGTACAGCAGGAATTATGGATGCAATTTCCAACATTGACTATACACGGCACTTCCATTTACAACTtggtttccttccctctctctctgacAGGCACTCTGGAATAAGCCTACTACTACATTATGACCAGCCCTATGGAGAACCAAATGTGGTAAGAAAATGAGACATCTGATAATAATCAGCAAGAAACTGAGACCTGCCAACAGCCATGTGAGTGGGACTCCTCCAGCCCAAGTCAAgcctttggttcagttcagtcgctcagtcacatccgactctttgctaacccatgaactgcagcacaccaggcttccttgtccatcaccaactccaagagcttgctcagactcatgtccatcaagtcggtgatgccacctagccatctcatcatctgtcatccccttctcctgccttcaatctttctcagcatcagggtgttttcaaatgagttagctctcacatcaggtggccaaagtattggagtttcagcttcaacatcagtccttccaatgaatattcaggactgatttcctttaggattgactggttcgatctccttgcagtccaagggactctaaagagtcttctccaacaccacagttcaaaagaataaattcttcagcactcagctttcattatagtccaaatctcacatccataaatgactgcTGGAAAATCCATAGATTTGACTaaacacacctttgttggcaaagtaatgtctctggtttttaatatgctatcaagcTTGGTCGTAgctttttattccaaggagcaaacgacttttaattccatggctgcagtcaccatctacagtgattttggagcctaggaaaataaactatttcatagtttccattgtttccccatctatctggcATGatgtgattggaccagatgccatgagcttagatttttgaatgctgcattttaagccaactttttcactttcctcttgcacttttttttttttttttttttttttttttttttttcagtgtttttttttattttaaatgatggtTCAAAGGCAGACTTGTAGACTTGTATCTCTTCAGGAGATGGAAGGCAAATGCAGCCTCTGAAGGGAACTGTTCTAATTATTGCCTAAAAAAGTAAAGTTATACAACTATATTCAAGGACATAAGACAAGGCACTACATTAAAACTAGGATGACTGAACAGTTGGGGGAAACAGCTGAAAGAGTAAAGGGAGATAGATTTAAGAATAATCTGAGTTGGGACAAGGATCCATCAGTCCTGGATGCTTCTGTTATCTGAATATCTTGAATCACATGATTTCCTGTTTTACCTTCTACAATGTCTCCACTGAAATTTCAAATCAGCATTCTCACAGAACTAATTAATAGTTATCATTGTGTTGGGATTCAAAATTTCAATCCAGTAACCATCAGGATCTTGAATAAATGCCAGGCCTTTCATTTTACCATCATCAGGTTTCTTAACAAATTTGACTCCCAGTTCTTCAAATCTTTTACAAGCACCATGAACATCGGGAACAGCAATTCCAATGTGACCAAATCCTCGAGGGTCTGAATTGCCACTGTGGTAACTCTGGGTCTCATCATCTTCCGTGCCCCAATTGTGTGTCAGTTCAAGTGTAGCTTTTCTGGAGAATACCCACGCTactttttcatctttatcttttgGGATGTCATTTTTATCCTCATAAGCCAAGAAATACAGTGAAAATTTCATAGTGGGGAAATCAAGTTTCTGGAGTAGTGTCATTCCAAGAATTCTCGTATAAAAATCCAGTGACTTCTTAGGATCCTTAATTCGCAGCATGGTCTGCTGCAAGAGAAAATCCTTGGTGCTGGGGTCCGGGTCGGAACAACAGCTGAGGGCAGCCTCGTCGGTGAGGCCGCCGGACGCGGGCTGTGGTTCTGCCATGGCCGCACTGCTGTATCAAGGACGATAGTCCCCGTGAAtctcctcttgcacttttatcaagaggcttttcagttcctctttgctttctaccattaggggagagtcatctgcatatcttagcttattgatatttctcccagaaatcttgattccaggttgtgcttcatccagccaagcattttgcatgatgtactctgcatataaattaaataatcagggtaacaatatacagccttgacatactcctttctctattaggaaccagtccgttgttccatgtccggttctaatgttacttcctgacctgcatatagatttctcaggaggcaggtaaggtggtctgtagtcccatatcttgaagaattttccatatttttttgtgatccacacagtcaaaggctttggtgtagtcaataacacaaatacagaaatacatgtttttctggaactctcttactttttctatgattcaacagatgttggtaatttgatctctggttcctctgccttttctaaattcagcttgaacatctggaagttcttggttcatgtactgttgaagcctggcttggaaattttgagcattgctttgctagtgtgtgagatgagtgcaattgtgtggtagtttgaacattctttggcattgtctttcattGGGactggaatgacaactgaccttttccagtcctgtggccactgctaagttttccaaatttgctggcatattgagtgcagcactttaacagtatcctCTTTTAGCATTTGACATAGCTCAGCttgaagtatcactatgaacaaagcaggtggaggtgatggaatatcaGTTGAGATATGAACTTttggatgttcaagctgtatttggaaaaggcagaagagacagagatcaaattgccaacatcggttagatcatcaaaaaaacaagagagttccagaaaaacatctacttccactttattgacaccaaagcctttgagtgtgtatatcacaacaaactgtggaaaattcttcaagatgtgggaataccagactaccttacctgcctcctgagaaatctgtatgaaggtcaagaagcaatagttagaaccagacatggaacaacagactggttccaatttgggaaaggagtatgtcaagactatatactgtcaccctgattatttaatgtctatgcagagtacatcatgcgaaatgccaggctggatgaagctcaagctggaatcaagattgctggggaaaatatcaataacctcagatgtgcagatgataccacctttaaggcagaaaatgaagaggaactaaagagccacttgatgaaagtgaaagaggagaatgaaaaagctggcttgaaatgcaacattcagaaaactaagatcatggcatctggtcccattgcttcataccaaacagatggggaaacaatggaaacagtgatagactttattttcttgggttctgaaatcactgtagatggtgactgcagccatgaaaataaaagacgcttgctccttggaagaaaagctatgaccaaaccagacattatattaaaaagcagagacattattttgccaacagaggtctgtctagtcaaagctatggtttttctagtggtcatacatggatgtgagagttggactataaagaaagctgagcactgaagaattgatgcttttgaactgtggtgttggagaagactctttagagtcccttggactgcaaggagatccaaccagtccatcctaaaggaaatcagtcctgaatattcattggaagcacagatGCTGAAGgagaaactccaatatttggctgcctgatgcaaacaactgacttattggaaaacaccctgatgctggcaaattgaaggcaggaggagaaggggatgactgagaatgagatggttggatggtatcactgacatgatggacatgagtttgagcaagctccaggagttggtgatagacagggaagcctggcatgctgcagtccatggggtgtcaaagagttggacatgactgaactactgaactgaatagttcaactgaattccatcacctccactaggtttgttcgtagTTATACTTCTTAAGACCCATTTGACTGCATTCCAGGGTGtttagctctaggtgagtgatcataccaccgtggttatctgggtcattaagttcttttttatatagttctgtgcattcttgccacctcttaatatcttctgcttctgttaggtccatactgtttctgtcctttattgtctccatcttttttttttttttttttttaattttattttatttttaaactttacataactgtattagatttgccaaatatcaaaatgaatccgccacaggtatacatgtgtttattgtctccatctttgcatgaaatgttcccttggtatctgtaattttcttgaagagatctctactctttcccattctattgttttcctctatttcttggcattcac of the Bubalus kerabau isolate K-KA32 ecotype Philippines breed swamp buffalo chromosome 3, PCC_UOA_SB_1v2, whole genome shotgun sequence genome contains:
- the LOC129647828 gene encoding lactoylglutathione lyase produces the protein MAEPQPASGGLTDEAALSCCSDPDPSTKDFLLQQTMLRIKDPKKSLDFYTRILGMTLLQKLDFPTMKFSLYFLAYEDKNDIPKDKDEKVAWVFSRKATLELTHNWGTEDDETQSYHSGNSDPRGFGHIGIAVPDVHGACKRFEELGVKFVKKPDDGKMKGLAFIQDPDGYWIEILNPNTMITIN